The Peribacillus simplex genome contains a region encoding:
- a CDS encoding MFS transporter yields MEKQKHVNIINLKVFYLFSFFAVGSLTPLLSVYLANEAGLSGIEIGTIMSVGPIVMIVFQPFWGIVCDWSGRPAKILAMTSFLAGVFGLGYLMFEPYFLLVSVAIALAIFQSAIIPVSDSITLQYTTKIKSNYGKIRLFGSLGYGVAVFVMGKLSESFMGPSVIFYAFFFGLLIAASLALRLPEEPPGGKVKLFGGMKELITMKRFLIFLAITFLLFGPNLANNVYYGLFVEARGGTYTGIGIAFLLAVLSEIPFMRMAGTWIHKIGLLPITLLAGAASLVRWGLYFTEPSLATVYVTSVIQGFSLGLFIPAALQYIREVVPAHITVTAITLYSAIGNGLGNWFSTFSGGIILDKSGIYSVYLFYGLLTLIGMLLTIWLMKLEKNLKVMGKPLVIIKK; encoded by the coding sequence TTGGAAAAACAAAAGCATGTCAATATTATAAACTTGAAGGTATTTTACCTTTTTTCTTTTTTTGCAGTGGGAAGTTTAACACCGCTATTAAGCGTTTATTTGGCCAATGAAGCAGGTTTATCCGGTATTGAAATAGGTACGATCATGTCTGTTGGACCGATAGTGATGATCGTTTTTCAACCTTTTTGGGGAATTGTCTGTGATTGGAGCGGGAGACCAGCAAAAATACTTGCAATGACATCGTTTCTTGCTGGTGTATTCGGTTTAGGCTACTTGATGTTCGAGCCCTATTTCCTTTTAGTATCCGTCGCAATTGCTTTGGCCATCTTTCAAAGTGCGATAATACCAGTTTCTGATAGCATCACCCTTCAATATACAACAAAAATCAAATCGAATTATGGGAAAATCCGTTTATTCGGATCACTTGGTTACGGTGTGGCGGTTTTTGTAATGGGAAAGTTATCTGAATCCTTCATGGGTCCTTCCGTTATATTTTATGCCTTTTTCTTTGGCCTGTTGATCGCGGCTAGCCTGGCTCTTCGTTTGCCCGAAGAGCCTCCTGGGGGGAAAGTGAAACTTTTCGGCGGAATGAAAGAATTGATCACCATGAAACGTTTTCTAATCTTTCTTGCTATCACGTTCTTGCTTTTTGGTCCTAATCTTGCAAATAATGTATACTATGGTTTGTTTGTCGAGGCAAGAGGCGGAACATATACAGGAATTGGCATTGCATTCCTATTAGCTGTATTATCGGAAATTCCCTTTATGAGAATGGCAGGTACATGGATTCATAAGATAGGCCTGCTGCCAATTACCTTATTGGCTGGCGCGGCTTCATTGGTCCGCTGGGGTTTGTACTTCACCGAACCAAGTTTGGCTACCGTATATGTGACTTCGGTCATTCAAGGGTTTTCACTTGGCTTATTCATACCAGCAGCTTTACAATATATCAGGGAAGTCGTCCCTGCACATATAACAGTTACAGCAATAACGCTTTATTCCGCCATTGGCAACGGATTGGGAAACTGGTTCAGTACCTTCAGCGGCGGGATAATATTGGATAAATCAGGAATATATTCAGTCTATTTATTTTATGGTTTACTCACACTGATCGGGATGCTGCTTACAATTTGGCTCATGAAGTTAGAGAAAAATTTAAAAGTAATGGGGAAACCCCTAGTTATAATTAAAAAATGA
- a CDS encoding PAS domain S-box protein — translation MEQSIVASNSVLFMIAVLLIIMACYTALDLLTTLLTIERYKRLVYIGSSCSMGVAIWTLNFVVIYTLDNSGMAASNFSTIIFSLALAIALAGVGLLAISYKTQFLQIVFCGFMFTMAILSNYIMGTSSLNHSLHFSPLSVLSTLFSIFILFVAALAILFYFNKLSQSSLKPVSTLMMSGAIIEGYYLFVRVLPMNVKNEPVEFVPLTPFMLYLTCFVSLFILASLIASSTIVGRRLAKSDNTVSDIRYALDQSAIVAITDAKGIITYVNEKFLEISQYEKHELIGKNHSIINSGYHAKEFFTDLWLTISQGKTWHGEICNRAKDGNVYWVDTTIVPFMKKGKPYQYISIRSDISSRKKAENALKGSIKELEDMHYAINQSLIVAITDDKGVIIEVNEKFSEVSGYGKGELIGQTHKMVNSGYHPKEFFEQMWKTVHERKVWKGEIRNKAKDGSFYWVDTTIVPFFNEEGKPSQFLALRYDITERKQSEEMLHRQDKLAAVGQLAAGVAHEIRNPLTSMKGYTEFLQLDETDKNKQEYLEIIMDEINRVNEIVEEFLQLAKPQALILETKNLVSIIQNVVSLTEFEARKKNIRLISDCNDEEILVRCDENRLKQVILNFIKNGMEAMPDGGFIKVITELKEDKVHISITDTGIGMPPEQLKRLGEPFFTTKKSGNGLGLMISFKIIESHSGNVFVESEVNKGTVFNIVLPI, via the coding sequence ATGGAACAATCAATTGTGGCATCAAATTCTGTCCTCTTTATGATTGCAGTACTATTGATAATAATGGCGTGTTATACGGCTTTGGATTTACTGACAACATTACTGACGATAGAGAGATATAAACGTCTGGTATATATAGGGAGCAGCTGCTCTATGGGAGTGGCAATCTGGACGCTTAATTTTGTGGTCATATATACCCTCGATAATTCAGGAATGGCAGCATCCAACTTTTCTACAATAATTTTTTCGTTAGCTCTAGCGATAGCGCTCGCAGGGGTTGGGTTATTGGCCATATCGTATAAAACCCAATTCCTGCAAATCGTTTTTTGCGGCTTCATGTTTACGATGGCCATTTTATCCAATTATATAATGGGAACATCTTCTTTAAATCACTCCTTGCACTTTAGCCCATTGTCGGTTCTCAGTACGCTTTTCAGTATCTTTATATTATTTGTAGCAGCGCTTGCAATATTATTTTATTTTAATAAATTAAGTCAATCTTCGCTAAAGCCAGTCAGTACGCTCATGATGAGTGGGGCAATCATTGAAGGCTATTATCTTTTTGTGAGAGTGTTACCGATGAACGTGAAAAATGAACCGGTTGAATTTGTTCCACTCACGCCATTTATGCTTTATCTTACATGCTTCGTTTCATTATTCATCCTTGCCAGCTTGATAGCTTCAAGTACGATTGTGGGCCGTCGGTTAGCAAAAAGCGATAATACTGTGAGTGATATCCGTTATGCTTTAGATCAATCGGCAATCGTCGCCATCACGGATGCAAAAGGAATCATTACATATGTTAACGAAAAATTCCTGGAAATATCACAATATGAAAAACATGAACTAATAGGGAAAAACCATTCCATAATAAATTCTGGTTATCATGCAAAAGAATTTTTCACTGATTTATGGCTAACGATCAGCCAAGGGAAAACATGGCATGGTGAAATATGCAATCGGGCTAAAGATGGTAATGTTTATTGGGTTGATACAACTATCGTTCCTTTTATGAAAAAGGGGAAACCATATCAATATATTTCCATCCGTTCGGATATTTCCAGTCGTAAAAAAGCAGAAAATGCTTTAAAGGGTTCAATCAAGGAACTGGAAGATATGCATTATGCAATAAACCAATCCTTGATTGTGGCGATAACCGATGATAAAGGAGTCATTATTGAAGTGAATGAAAAGTTCTCGGAGGTTTCAGGTTATGGGAAAGGTGAATTGATAGGCCAAACCCATAAAATGGTTAATTCTGGATACCATCCAAAGGAATTCTTTGAACAAATGTGGAAGACCGTCCATGAACGGAAAGTTTGGAAAGGTGAAATTAGGAACAAGGCCAAAGATGGCAGTTTTTATTGGGTCGATACAACCATTGTTCCATTTTTCAACGAAGAAGGAAAGCCATCTCAGTTTTTGGCACTTAGATATGACATAACTGAGCGTAAACAATCTGAAGAGATGCTCCATCGGCAGGATAAATTAGCCGCTGTCGGTCAGCTTGCAGCTGGGGTGGCACATGAAATACGGAATCCGCTGACATCCATGAAAGGATATACGGAATTTTTGCAATTGGATGAAACGGACAAAAATAAACAAGAATATCTAGAAATAATCATGGATGAAATCAATCGTGTGAATGAGATAGTTGAAGAGTTCTTACAATTGGCCAAACCACAGGCATTGATATTGGAAACGAAGAATCTTGTGTCGATCATTCAAAACGTTGTATCTTTGACGGAGTTTGAAGCAAGGAAGAAGAACATCAGGCTGATTTCGGATTGTAATGACGAAGAGATACTCGTTCGGTGTGATGAGAATCGGTTAAAACAAGTCATATTGAACTTCATTAAAAATGGTATGGAAGCTATGCCTGACGGTGGGTTCATAAAAGTCATCACTGAACTTAAAGAGGATAAAGTGCATATATCCATTACCGACACAGGAATTGGGATGCCGCCAGAGCAGCTAAAGAGACTCGGGGAACCATTTTTCACAACGAAAAAATCTGGAAACGGGTTAGGTCTCATGATCAGCTTTAAAATCATAGAAAGCCATTCGGGGAATGTCTTTGTCGAGAGCGAAGTCAATAAAGGAACAGTCTTTAATATCGTGCTCCCTATTTAA
- a CDS encoding 3D domain-containing protein, which produces MKKSILSLAAAAAISGAFTIPVQAEDVKVKDGDTLWGISQTYKVSIEDVKSWNNLSSDVIYAGETIHISQEEHHKVKSGDTLSEIADKYDVAVNDIKSWNGLNSDTIHPGQKLVIKPAANKVEAASVGPAQESEQAAPAEQSKPVEQSKPAEQTKPVEQSEPAESSEKADTNNESSDQAGIEKEITVRATAYTADCQGCSGTTATGVNLKANPDAKVISVDPSVIPLGSKVYVEGYGYATAADTGSAIKGNRVDIFVPNEKDAVNWGVKNVKVQILN; this is translated from the coding sequence ATGAAAAAATCAATCTTATCGTTAGCGGCAGCGGCTGCAATATCCGGTGCATTTACAATTCCGGTACAAGCAGAAGATGTCAAAGTGAAAGATGGAGACACATTATGGGGGATATCTCAAACATATAAAGTATCAATAGAAGATGTTAAGTCTTGGAACAATTTGTCTTCAGACGTGATATATGCCGGAGAAACCATACATATTTCTCAAGAAGAGCATCATAAAGTAAAGTCAGGGGACACATTATCGGAAATTGCAGACAAATATGATGTAGCGGTAAATGATATTAAATCTTGGAACGGTTTAAATTCAGATACAATCCACCCTGGTCAGAAACTGGTCATTAAACCTGCAGCTAATAAAGTCGAAGCTGCGAGTGTAGGGCCTGCACAGGAATCAGAGCAAGCTGCACCAGCAGAACAATCAAAGCCAGTGGAACAATCGAAACCAGCAGAACAAACAAAGCCGGTTGAACAATCGGAACCAGCAGAATCATCAGAAAAAGCAGACACAAACAATGAATCCAGCGATCAAGCAGGAATCGAAAAAGAAATCACTGTTAGAGCAACTGCCTATACGGCTGATTGTCAAGGCTGCAGCGGTACTACAGCCACAGGAGTCAACTTGAAAGCGAATCCTGATGCAAAGGTGATATCAGTGGACCCATCAGTCATTCCGCTTGGATCTAAAGTTTATGTAGAGGGTTATGGCTACGCGACCGCAGCGGATACAGGCAGTGCCATCAAAGGGAATAGAGTGGACATTTTTGTACCTAACGAAAAAGATGCCGTGAATTGGGGCGTTAAAAACGTCAAAGTTCAAATCCTGAATTAA
- the recQ gene encoding DNA helicase RecQ: protein MMEKARDYLQEYFGYESFRKGQEQIIEQVLEGINTAGIMPTGGGKSICYQIPALLLPGVTLVISPLISLMKDQVDALEQNGIDATFLNSSISGLESSNRMNDIKHGRYKLVYVAPERLENPAFQQDLFNVEISLVAIDEAHCISQWGHDFRPSYLKIKTLLKNMPSAPTVLALTATATPHVTDDICQSLGISVQHTVSTGFSRDNLFFSVVKEENRGRFLMRYLEKNKSESGIIYAATRKEVDTLYAKLIKAGFKTGRYHAGMNEQDRSEQQDQFIRDDVPLMVATSAFGMGIDKSNVRYVIHYQTPKNMESYYQEAGRAGRDGLDSECILLYSPQDMQIQRFLIDQSNPSQEWQSQELKKLNKMKDYCFTEGCLQAFILQYFGEENPEDCGHCENCTDKRESIEVTTQAQMVLSCMLRMGERFGKTMISQVLTGSRNKKMEEFGFQNLSTYGIINDQSAKDVGDFIDFLTAKQYIEMTGGQFPVLKVTNAGREVLLGQKKVLRKEIKKVSSISADHGLFEELRQVRKELASKENVPPFIIFSDASLKDMAVKLPRTEEEFLEVKGVGMQKFERFGSVFLQGISQYVQAHPELETNNMVTKETVKRATKQSHLESYRLYREGKSIKEIGTLRGLSSVSIENHLLKCAEEHLDIKWEEIFSDKEFDLVLETAKQLDSEKLKPLKEALPEHISYFMIKAILVKAGLENERC, encoded by the coding sequence TTGATGGAAAAAGCACGTGATTATTTACAGGAATACTTTGGTTATGAATCTTTCCGAAAAGGTCAGGAACAAATTATCGAACAGGTTTTGGAAGGAATAAACACAGCGGGAATCATGCCAACCGGCGGAGGTAAATCAATATGTTACCAAATTCCAGCCCTTCTGTTACCAGGTGTAACACTCGTGATATCCCCACTTATTTCCTTGATGAAGGACCAAGTAGATGCCCTCGAACAAAATGGGATTGATGCCACATTTCTTAATAGCTCCATTTCTGGGTTAGAATCATCCAATAGAATGAATGATATTAAGCACGGTAGATATAAGCTGGTTTATGTTGCACCCGAACGTTTGGAGAATCCTGCATTTCAACAGGATCTATTTAATGTGGAAATTTCATTGGTTGCCATCGATGAGGCCCACTGTATATCTCAATGGGGACATGACTTCAGACCAAGTTATTTAAAAATCAAGACCTTATTGAAAAACATGCCATCAGCTCCGACTGTACTGGCATTAACGGCAACAGCCACACCGCATGTGACCGATGATATATGTCAGTCACTAGGAATATCAGTGCAGCATACAGTATCAACGGGATTTTCTCGAGATAACCTGTTCTTTTCCGTTGTGAAAGAAGAAAATCGCGGACGGTTTTTAATGCGCTATTTAGAAAAAAACAAAAGTGAATCGGGCATCATATATGCAGCCACTAGGAAAGAAGTCGATACCTTGTATGCCAAGCTTATTAAAGCCGGATTCAAAACAGGGCGATACCATGCTGGCATGAATGAACAAGACCGGTCGGAACAGCAAGACCAATTCATTCGTGATGACGTTCCCTTGATGGTGGCAACATCCGCCTTTGGGATGGGGATCGATAAGTCGAATGTTAGATACGTCATCCATTACCAAACTCCAAAGAACATGGAGAGTTATTATCAGGAAGCGGGACGTGCAGGGAGGGACGGTTTGGATAGTGAATGTATCCTCTTATATTCCCCTCAGGATATGCAGATACAGCGTTTCTTGATTGATCAATCAAATCCCTCGCAGGAGTGGCAGTCCCAGGAATTGAAGAAATTGAACAAAATGAAGGATTATTGTTTTACCGAAGGGTGCTTGCAAGCGTTCATCCTTCAATACTTTGGAGAAGAAAACCCGGAAGATTGCGGTCATTGCGAAAATTGTACAGATAAACGTGAATCTATTGAAGTAACTACACAAGCACAGATGGTCCTTTCATGCATGTTGCGAATGGGTGAACGATTTGGTAAAACGATGATTTCACAAGTGCTTACGGGATCACGCAATAAGAAAATGGAAGAGTTCGGATTCCAGAACCTTTCAACCTATGGTATCATCAATGATCAATCTGCGAAGGATGTAGGTGATTTCATTGATTTCCTGACAGCAAAACAGTACATCGAAATGACGGGCGGCCAGTTTCCGGTCCTTAAGGTTACCAATGCTGGCAGGGAAGTGCTACTGGGACAGAAAAAAGTCCTGCGTAAGGAAATAAAAAAAGTAAGCAGCATCAGTGCGGATCATGGGTTGTTCGAAGAGTTAAGACAGGTAAGAAAAGAATTGGCAAGTAAGGAAAATGTACCTCCATTCATTATTTTTTCCGATGCATCTTTGAAGGATATGGCCGTCAAACTCCCGAGGACGGAAGAGGAATTCCTGGAAGTTAAAGGCGTAGGAATGCAGAAATTTGAACGCTTCGGATCCGTGTTCTTACAAGGGATTTCCCAGTATGTACAGGCACATCCTGAATTAGAAACGAATAATATGGTTACAAAGGAAACGGTAAAGCGAGCTACTAAACAATCTCATTTAGAAAGCTATCGCTTATATCGGGAAGGTAAATCAATCAAGGAAATAGGGACATTGAGAGGGCTGTCTTCCGTTTCAATTGAAAATCATTTATTAAAGTGTGCAGAAGAACACCTGGATATCAAATGGGAAGAGATTTTCTCGGATAAAGAGTTTGATCTTGTTTTGGAAACTGCGAAACAATTGGATTCTGAAAAATTGAAACCACTAAAAGAAGCCCTGCCTGAGCATATTTCCTACTTCATGATTAAAGCGATCTTGGTTAAAGCAGGGTTGGAAAACGAAAGGTGTTAA
- a CDS encoding YitT family protein, whose protein sequence is MIMSDLAGASTTEIMQKKTQHKKLTLRQILQRGLLITIGAVLMAVGLEIFLVPNNVIDGGITGISIMLSYITGWKLGIFLFILNLPFFFIGYKQIGKTFALSTLYGILVLSITTTLLHHVPAFTQDILLASAFGGMILGIGVGMVIRYGGSLDGTEILAILASKKLPFSVGEIVMFFNLFILGSAGFVFSWDRAMYSIIAYFVAYKTMDIVIAGLDESKFVWIISDEFNDIGDAIMNRLGRGVTFLAGEGAYSGDDKKVIFCVINRLEEAKLKEIVKSFDPSAFLAVGDIAEVRGGRFKKKDIH, encoded by the coding sequence ATGATTATGTCAGACCTGGCAGGTGCAAGTACAACAGAAATTATGCAAAAGAAGACCCAGCATAAAAAATTAACACTTAGACAAATTTTACAGAGAGGTCTATTAATTACGATCGGTGCGGTTTTAATGGCTGTCGGCCTCGAGATTTTTTTAGTGCCGAATAACGTAATCGACGGGGGCATAACGGGTATTTCGATTATGTTATCTTACATCACTGGATGGAAGCTTGGAATCTTTCTTTTCATTTTGAATCTTCCTTTCTTTTTTATCGGTTATAAACAAATCGGAAAAACCTTCGCATTATCTACCCTTTATGGAATTTTAGTCCTTTCCATTACCACTACATTGCTTCATCATGTACCAGCTTTCACTCAAGATATCCTCCTAGCGTCCGCTTTCGGCGGAATGATTCTTGGAATTGGTGTTGGAATGGTCATACGATATGGCGGCTCATTGGATGGTACAGAAATACTTGCTATTCTCGCTAGCAAGAAACTCCCTTTTTCCGTTGGGGAAATCGTCATGTTCTTTAATTTATTCATCCTTGGCAGTGCGGGCTTCGTATTCTCGTGGGATCGTGCCATGTATTCGATCATAGCTTACTTCGTGGCATATAAAACGATGGATATTGTCATCGCAGGTTTGGACGAATCCAAATTTGTTTGGATTATCAGTGATGAATTTAATGATATCGGCGATGCGATAATGAATCGTCTTGGACGGGGCGTAACCTTTTTAGCTGGCGAAGGAGCTTATTCTGGTGATGATAAAAAAGTCATCTTTTGTGTAATAAACAGGCTTGAGGAAGCAAAACTTAAAGAGATAGTCAAAAGCTTCGATCCATCTGCATTTCTTGCCGTAGGGGATATCGCGGAAGTTCGAGGCGGTCGGTTCAAGAAAAAGGATATTCACTAA
- a CDS encoding cold-shock protein — translation MYRRNNTEEIIPEETKVWECTSEDCKGWIRDNFTSNDEHVCPLCSSEMKPGTRMLQAINNPRNY, via the coding sequence ATGTATAGAAGAAATAATACGGAAGAAATCATTCCTGAAGAAACAAAGGTGTGGGAATGTACATCAGAAGATTGCAAAGGTTGGATTCGCGATAACTTTACAAGTAATGATGAACATGTTTGTCCGTTATGTAGCAGCGAGATGAAACCCGGCACCAGAATGCTTCAAGCAATCAACAATCCAAGAAACTATTAA
- a CDS encoding cold-inducible protein YdjO-related protein, whose product MYFGKKNSEEPEIVMEDTIVYACGSADCNGWMRKDFASENYDCPMCGSQLVEEVRELPKIENEYNAFK is encoded by the coding sequence ATGTATTTTGGTAAAAAGAATTCAGAGGAACCAGAAATCGTTATGGAAGATACGATAGTATATGCTTGTGGATCAGCAGATTGCAATGGTTGGATGAGAAAAGATTTTGCCTCGGAAAACTATGATTGCCCAATGTGCGGAAGTCAATTAGTTGAGGAAGTCAGGGAACTTCCAAAAATTGAAAATGAGTATAATGCGTTTAAATAA